In Aptenodytes patagonicus chromosome 9, bAptPat1.pri.cur, whole genome shotgun sequence, the DNA window tttgcaaaggaaagaatTGTGCTGTCaggctctttttcttcttttaatttcgCAAAAGGTATTTCTTCTGCATTGGGGAAAAGATACAGAACAGCTTTGGTGAGCTTGGTGAAAGCAACCAGAACACAATATTGTCAATCAGCATACGCCTCTTCGCTTCCCACCAGCCTCGAGCTCTGCTGCTGAGCCTGTTTCATGGTTTCCTGGCCAGTTAGTGGTTAcaacacacatacatacagcAAGCAGAACCACTCCAACTTTCTGTACGTTCTTGCTAATCTCTCGTGTTTTTTTAAGCCTTTGGCAATAATGAAACGACTGGGGATAATGACAGGCATAGATTCCAGGAGTGCAAGACCCtgaatcttatttttcttctaaccAGCTGGTGTACCTTAGGATAAAGCTGAGGGACAGGTTTGGATGTGTGAGCTTCATTGCACATTTCCAACCTCCTTGCTCTTGGCTGCTTGTTTTTTAATCAGATTGGAATTAACTGGCTTCTTAGTGTGCGTATGGGGtggtgtttgcttgtttggttggttCTGGTAATAGAAAAGCAGTCTTAATCATTTTCACCTTAGGCTTCCAGATCTTAGTGTTTTATTTCTAGAGCACCTTCTatcccattttttccatttttcatggaaatgaaGCTCCACTGGGCTACCATGAACTATGGTAGCTCTTCTTTTGGCTCGACTCCCGGAAAGCTCACCAGCTTGACCTAATGAGAAACAGCATGAGCTGCTACCTGGGGCAGTGCTGCTATACAGCGTGATTAGCAGGGATGCGGGGAGCTCATGCCAAGTACGTGGCAGCTGATCTGGTATGAATTTCAAAGCTCTGTTCTTTAAAGTTGAAAGACAAAGATTAAGGGAGATATGTTCCATGGCAAACAAGACGCCAAAGCTGGGCTGCTTAGGGAAGATCTCTGCTAAAGCTCCTGAGTAGCAAAGCAAGCAGAGACCCAGGACAGAAGTGGTTTTGCTCATACCCCTCTCTCTGTCAACTTTTGGGCAGGACTTGAGGGAGAAAAAATGGCAAATACACCAAGAGATTGAggagaaaaaattacaaaagcagtGCTGGGATTACATTTAGGAGGGACattctctccctgcctcctttcAGAGGATGCATTTTACCGTTCTAGCTCTGGAAGAAATCTGTGGGACAGCCGACTTACCCAGGCTACTCCTAAGCTCCGAGGAAGCCTTGTCATCCCTAGTTCCAGATCTGGCAAACTGAAGATGCAACTGCCAACACTGCGAGAAGATTTCACAAGCCAGGTTTTAACAAGTCCTGACTTACAGTTTCTTCCAAGCAGGTGACTTTGGGGGTCTGTTAAGCCATGATTGCACAGAGATGCAGGTGCGAGGAAAGGTTAGGGCACACACACAAACCTTTCCAACCTGTACCTGTTGTAATCACCTGGTGCGCAGGTGGTTAGATATTGTGGGGGAAAAGGCAAAGGCTAGGTAAGGATCCAGATAAGGCCACAGGTGTTTCAGCAATGTCagggaaatgggaaaagcagcttttaacCTGCCTTTGTGCTGTCAGCCGCAGGTGCGCTGGCCTGCCTGAGGAAGCACCGAGCCCAGCACTGCTTGTAACCCGTCCCTGAGTCGGCTGGTGTGTGTGGTCAGGGCAGACCTGCcaaggaaaagggagaaacagGGTGATTAAAATCAGCAGGGGACAAATGTTTCCCTTGTCCTTGTGGGAGTACGGGACTCCCCCACCTTTTACAGCTGGAGGGGCCTTTCTGAGCCCCTCAGAGGTATCTGGTGACAAATCCACTAGTGGATGGAGAAACTTTCTGTGCTTTCCTAGGGCAAAGGAAACTAACTCCAAGCAGGGAaagcagctttccttttccttctctcctctcctccatttGCATTAGGCAGGGAGAAAAAGGTCTCTCTGATAAGAGTTTGTAAAAAAAGAACTATTATCAAGATGACTTTCCTTTTATGTTCAGCTTAGGTTTTTATGGGACAGAGGTCAGCCCAATATCCTCCCAGGGTGTGTACGCTgcagattatttttataaatgctgaCTTGTTGACTTTGCAGTCATAAAGTATTTTCACAAGAAATGTATCCCCTCATCTCCCTTGCTTGTCACTGGTAAGTTAATTGCCAACTATGTGGATGGAAAGAGATGTAataaggtgtcctggttttggctggggtagagttaattttcttcctagtcactggtacagtgctgtgttttggatttagtactacgataatgttgataacacacagatgttttagctgttgctaagcagtgcttacactagccaaggacttttcagcttctcatgctctgccagcgagaagccgggagggggcacagccaggacagctgacccaaactggccaaagggatattccataccatgtgacatcatgctcagtatataaactgggggggagtcggccgggggtggtgaccgctgcttgggaactggctgggcatcggttggcaggtggtgagcaattgcattgcacatcacttattttgtatattcttttaccattattattgttattttcctttccttttctgtcctattaaactgtctttatctcaacccacgaattttactcttttttttccccgattctcccccatcccccttgggggggggggggagtgagcaaatggccgtgtggtgtttagctgcctgccagcctaAACCACAACGTAAGGCCAGCTCAGATGCTGCTTACATACTTGCTTTAAAAcacgttatttttttttcccagcattacCGATTCTTGTAACTTTTGTCTGGAGGGTTGAGGATTATCCAGTGGTCTTCCAGTTCTTGTAATCAAGCAACTGAAAAATCTCAGTGCTTGTTTGAAAATAAGTATGTTAATGGTTGTCTTTTATAAGAGGAAAAGCCTGAGAACGAAGCTCAGTGTTTAAAACGGAAAGGAACAATATAATTAGATGGCAACTTTAAGCTGATCAGCGTTAAGGTCCTGTAGGTTGGTAACACCCGCTCTGTTTGTGTGCAGAGCTAGACCTTGAAGATGGGCTTTTGGACATGGCTGAGCAACCTCTGCAGGAAGCAGAagcatctcctcctccccccccagcacgGGACGCTCCCGCAGGCAACCCAGAGGCGTTGCGGACGCGCTCAACAACATTGCGGTTCAGCCCCGGCCCTTCAGGCTCCTTCCACATCTCGCCCGAGGCAGCTTGTTGGTGAAGCCCTTTCCACAGAGTCGGATTACGCTGCCCTGGACGCGCGTTAGAAGCGCAGCCTTTCCTCACTGGGCTGTTTGTAACTAGCGGGTCGGCTGCCGTATTTACCGTGGCCGGCTGCCTTTGCCCCCGCCGCGGGAAGAGGCGAGTCTCCACGGGCTGCAACGCCGCAGCGCATTCGCCGTTCGCACCCACGGCGGGCAGACAGTCGGCCTTAGTTCCGCGTAGTGAGGCCGAAGGTAGGCCTCGCCACGCGTAGCGAGGCTGCCCCCGCGGGCGGCGCTGCGCTTCCAGCCCGCCGGgaggggcgggcgcggggggggggggggggggggggcggccctcGCGGCAGCCCCGGGGACGCGGCGGCGCAGGCGGCCCGGCGCCGGGGAAGGCCCGCGGAGCGCGGCAGAGCGGTTGCTACAGCAACGCGGGCGGCGCGGCGTGCTGGCGTCACTTCCGCGGCAGCAGCGCTCCGCCCCGGgggcgcggccccggcggcgcggggcagtGGGCGGCTATGGCGCTGTCGCGCACGGAGCGGTTCCTGgcgctgctgctgcggctgctgtcGCGCgcctgcctggtgctgctggggctcgtggcccccgcgccgccgcgcgccggccccgcccgccccgcgcggccGCGCGCCGTCCCGCCGCCGTGCCGcccgctcctgctgctgcccgcccGGCAGCTGGCGGCGCGGCTCCGCGCCCGGCAGgtgggaccgggaccgggaccggggcggggggcgcgcaCCTCCTGGTGCTCGCAGgcctccccgcggggcagggGCCTCTGCGTCCCGTGGAAAGTCTCGGTGGCGGAGGGCGTGCCGGtgtgggggtcctgggggtgctccGCGTCCCTTCCCGGTCTCCCGGCCCCTTCGCacggccgccccccccgcccagccTGCAGCTGACCTCGGTTTCCCCTTCATTTTGGTGTTCTAGGTGACATGTGTTGAGGTGGTCGAGGCGTACGTGGAGAGGATCAGGGAGGTCAATCCCCTCATCAACGCCGTGGTTAAGGACAGGTAagccggggaggagaggggacggTTGGCTTGCCGCCACCACAGCCTTCCTCCGggcccccctgcctccccaggccAGGGTGCTGCATTGCACCTGGGGGcgcagcagcctggctgccccTGCTGCAGCACCGTGCTGGTGCCAGGTGCTCccaccagcagtgctggcagtggTTTGGCTGCATGTGGAAGCGAGCGGTTCTTGCAAAGGCCGTGAAGAAGAGCTGGGGAAGTCCTATCTTCCGTTACCAACTCCTACCATGCACTTAGCATCTGCCCACCCTGCAGAGATACCTGCTCCTTGGCAGTCCCTCGAGGCTGGAGAGGAgtgccagagcatccctgccaGTTGCTTCTTTGCAGGTTTGAGGAGGCCCTGCAGGAAGCCCGGCAGGTAGATAAGCTGCTTTCGGAGAGCCCTGGCAATGACTACCTGGAGGAGAAGTTCCCCTTGTTAGGGGTTCCCATCACCATCAAGGAGGCCTTTTCTGTGCACGGTGCGTTTGCCCTTGCTTCTGTCCAGCTTCACAGGTCATGACTCACTCCCTCTCGGCCACGTGCTCCACCACCCAGGGTGGTGGGTGGCTGTGGCAGGGCACTTGGAGGGAAGCAGCTTCCCTTTCCCCCACTCTGCACCCCTGTCTGCCTGGGCTCGTGTGTCTGTGTTCACTTTTAGCACCCAAACGCTGTGGAGATTGTGGTGCCTCAGAGGAGCAGCCCTTGCTGGGGACCTGCTTATCACAGATGTGGTTCCTGTGACCGGCCTTGCAGCCTCCTGCCCCCAGGGTGATCTCAGGGGAGCTGACCCTGACATCTCCCTCCATCTGTCGACCCTGGCACTGCAGGGATGCCCAACACATCTGGCTTGGTCAACCGCCGCAATGTGATTGCCACCTCGGATGCCACGGTGGTGTCCCGGCTGAAGCAGGCCGGTGCCATCCCACTGGGTGTGACCAACTGCAGCGAGCTGTGCATGTGGTACGAGTCCAGCAACAGGGTCTATGGCAGGACCAACAACCCCTATGATCTGCAGAGGATCGTGGGCGGCAGCTCAGGTGAGCCCCGGTATCTCAGCACGGTCCTGCACGAACAGCAGGTTAAAATGCAGCAAGGAAGGAGTTCCCAAGTCCTCTGCACGTTGCTTTAACTTTGTTGCTGGGCTCCTGCGGAGCTCACAGGCCGCTTTCCTGGCAGTGCAGTAGGCCATTTGGAGGTACAACTGCTTTGCACCTCCTGGATGTTACACCCAGCATCGCTTCGGCTCACTCTGTCTTACTCTGCATGCACACAGCAGTGCTGGTGTGGCACTTCAGCAGGAAAATCCCTTTGGCCCACGTTCCCCAGCTGTCCCCCAGACATCGCTAAAGCCAGGGTGGCTCCCACCCAATCTGCGTGCAAAAAGAAGCAGCCACCATGAGATGCTCCTGCTTTGCTGGATGATTTGCACTATAagcctgtggggttttttgctgtattttctcccATGCAGGTGGGGAGGGTGGTgtcctggcagctgcctgctcagtCATAGGTGTGGGCTCTGACATTGGTGGCAGCATCCGGATGCCTGCTTTCTTTAACGGAGTCTTCGGCCATAAACCCACAACAGGTAATGCGGGCGTGGGGATCTCTTCTCAGAAATGCCAGGAGGTGGAATGCAGGGTGTGGGAGGAACCTGTTCGGGACACTCCTGTGCTTGCTGCTGGTGGGATTGCTGTAAGGGCACAGGCAACTTCTTGCATGGGACAAGCCCACTGCATGAGTGCAACCTGGCCTCGGTAGTGAGGAGCCATTTGGTGGCAGAATGCCAAGCGCGTGGGAGGTGTTTTACCCCTGGTATTGCATCCTCAGCATGGGATGTTTTCCCAAGGTCAGGATCTGCTGCTGGGGTGTTTCCCTGGCAGCTGGTGTCCCAGCTGggtgcttttcctcctttccccaccctGTGCACCTTGCTGTCAGCTTGCAAGTGCTGCCAATGTGTGCAGTCCCTGGGCAACAGCTTCCCCCTGCACCCAGAGGCTGCCCTTCTGCACAGCTTGCCTCGGCTGTAGGCGATGCTCATGGATGCTCACGGGGTGGTACCTAACATCTCCCTCTGTGCTCGCAGGGGTGGTGCCCAACGATGGCCAGTTCCCGAATGCTCGAGGGGTGCGGACCAGCTTCCTGTGCACGGGGCCCATGTGCCGCTACGCGGAGGACCTGGAGCCTATGCTGAGGGTCATGGCCGGTCCTGGAGTCAACAAGTAAGTTGCTCCTACTGCTTCAAGCTGCTGAATTGGTCTCAGCTACTTCCTGTTTGGTGTAGAAGATAGGTCTGCATCACCCAGATTGCTTGTTACTGGTTTCCTTCCTCCACCCTTGGCTTCAGCAGGACCCTTGCAGCTGGGGCTGTCCTTCCCACCACCCACGTGCTCTGGGGAACAGGCAGCTGTGGTCAGACAGGTCCTCTTCACAGGAAGACTTTGCCTGTGAGCTGCTCCAGCCAGCACCGTCCAGCACAACCCTTCCCTCCTGGGGCTGGCCTTTCTTTTGGGTTTTACGTGCGCTTTTTCCTGTTGCTGAATAATGAGTTTTCCATCCCGCACCATGGCCCCGTTTGGTCTTTTCATCGGTCCATGCGACCAAGCAGCCTTTTATGTGCATGTACCAGTAAGGAGCAGAGTGGAGATAGGACAGACCGGGCAGGTCCTGCTTCTTGGTGCAGCCTGCACGCGGTTGCTTTCTCCATTACCACTTTTGTTTCTCCATGGGTCTTGTGGTGCAATCCCAACCTCGGCCGTGGCCAGGGTCTGTAATTACAAGGTGCATCTTGAGAGATGAGGATTTGCCTAACAGCAACAAATATGCAGAAGTAGCTGAGACTGATGGGGTGGGTGAGCAGCAGGTGTCTGTGTGTCTTCAGGGACTCTCCTTCCCACCCTGATGGGTAGAGCAGGGTGTCCTGAGGATGTATCAGGTGTCCTGAGGATGCATTAACAAGTGTGTGAGCAGGtctggcagctggggaggagcCAAGGACGGATTTGTGAGCAAAGCACCAttccttttccaggctgaagctGAATGAAAAGGTGTCgctggagaaaataaaatttcactgcATGGATCATGACGGCGGGTCCATTTTTGTGTCGCCTGTGGACAAGGAGATCTTGCAGGCCCAAAAGAAGGTAGGAAGGAACGGAGGTTTGCTCTCACTGGGGTGAGCCTGGAGATAAAACCTGGGGAGACCAGTCCGAGGAGTCCCTTGGAGGCGAGGTGAGCTGCTCTGTGCGTGGCTCCTGCAGgggctggtgggatggagggctgcaggctgcagcactgCGGGGGCAGCCTTGAGTCCCAGTCCTGTGCTTCCAGTGGAAGAAAAGTGGaaagatctttttcttcttctgtgttaaAGAAGAAACAAGGGGAAAATCTTGTGAGTGGCTGCCAGTGCCCTTGCCAGCAGCACCTGTTTGTTGGAGTGCACTGGGGTGTCCAAAGTTTTTGGCCCAATCTCCATTGCAATagctgtattttgctttcttaacATCTCTTGTCCATGTTATGGGGACCTTCTGGGGGCACATCACACGGCGAAGGGATGGCTGTGTGTTTGCGGCCTTCCCAGGGTTGCTGCCTGGCATTTAGTCAagcaaaggaaacttttttttgtttttcaattaagTATTCTGTGCTGCTCTTGGTGCTTTTCTGGAGCATCACTGGGAGTGGCGTGGAGGGCTGTTTGGGGAGCTCCAAGGTTGTTATCAGATGGAGGAGGTCCCGCTGCTCatggcggagcggagcgggcaggagctgcaggattCCCTGCCTGGCAGCAAAGAGAAGCTGCTTCTGGGCTCTTTCCTGTCCCTAGTTTCCACGAACTAACCGCAGCGTATCACATCCTCGTGGAAACAAACCCTTCCCGCTCTTCCCCTTAGGTGGTGGAACACCTCGAAGGCAAGCTGGGGGTCCAAGTTCGGCGTGTGGCAATCCACAAGATGAAGTATTCTTTCCAGATCTGGTCAGCCATGATGTCGTCCAAGGACAGCGATGGGCAGGTGTGTCAGACCAAGCTGGCAAAGGCACAAATtcggcagcagcagggaagaatCGGCTGTTTGAGGCCAGCCACAGAGAGCTGTAGGCTTCCCAGACCTGCCTGGGGGCTTTCTCTGCTCCGTTTGTCCCCCCAGTCCTCCTTTCATCTCTTTCCAAAGCTACACAGCCCCTTCTCCCTTGCTTTCCCATGAGATGACGATGTGGCTCACAGCAGAGGAGCAACATGGTTTAGGGAGGGAGAGGCCATTTTAGCATGTTGACATTTTCTGTGCAAGTTGGTAAGTCAGCCAAGCAGGTAGCATCCTGCCTCGCTCTTACCTCCGTACTGTGTCTCCTGGCGTTGTAAGTTGGGATTAATGCCCGGTAGGATGCCAGGACTGAGGCAGTGGATTagcagcttttcagcagcaggcctgcatgtgttattttttccttgaattgTAGCCACTGCGCCATGCTCTGTGCATGCACAGAAGTATTTTGTAGCAAAAATAAACTCTCAGGAGTATTATACCTTGTGCATTCTGCCACGCAGGCAGCGgtgaaaaataaaccaaccccACCTTGCTAAGGAGGACATGCCTGGCCACCTCTGCCTCCTTTTTCCTGATCCCACAGCCCTATAACAGCAGTAAATGCCTCCAGGAGACATTATCCGGAGCATCATCCCTTGCATCTTGTCAGAGGAGGGGTACTGAAAGATGCTGCTTTGGAGGGCTCTCCCTCTGCAGAGTGAGGTCCCCTTGCTGTCTCTGGCAGGGAGAGATGCTCCTGCCGCTGCTCTGGATCCGTGCTAGAGCTGTGTAACACTCCTGATGGGCATCTCTTGTCTGAAAATGGGAACAGCTTGTGTTGGGATAATTGGGCAGCCAGAGATTTTGCTGTCATTTGTCAGCCTGTTCTTCCCCATCGCACACTAGCTGACGGTGCTGATGGagggaatgtgtgtgtgtgttacaggAGGCACAGCTATTCACGGACCTGCTGGCGGATCATGGGAAGCCGGTGTGGCCGCTGTGGGAGCTGATGAAGTGGCTCATGGGGATGTCTTCCCACACTCTCCCAGCTATCGGTAAGGCCAGAAGGAGCCCCAAGGTGTGCGGAGGTGGTGGTGGAGCGGGCAAGTTGTTAAATGAAAATAGTGCCCTTCCAGTGCCCCGTGAAGGGACTCCAGAGTTTGCACTGAGCAAGCTTCAGGCTGGTTTTTTGTAATGACACTCAGTGTCTTCAAGTCAAACGCATGCTCAAGGGGGAGTTGGCTGGATCTTTGATAACTGGGATTGGATATCCTGGCAGAAGAAGTGAGGACaatggagctgcaggcagggttTGCTCCTGCTGTGAGCCCTGGCCAGAACTGCTGGGGCTTAGAGAGAGCCAGTCAGGGGTCTGCACCTATCTCATTTCTTTAGCAGCAGATACCAGAGAACCCTAATTAGTGCTGTCATGCTGCTGTCTGATGAGTGCTGAGGTCgttctgccagctctgctcaaTGCCAGTGGCTGGAAAAACTCCTTGAAGTGATGAGCAGGCTGAAAGCCTTTCCCTTGGCAAAGCTGGGGAGATACTGCCTGCAGAGCCATGCTGCGTGCAGGGGACAATCCACTCTGGGAGCCGGTGTGCCAGCAGGGAGGGGGACTTGGGGGTCCCCACTAGGAGCTGGGGGATGCTGCGTGTGGCCGGGCAATGCGCTTTCTAGCCTGCTTAACCCACGGTCCTCTTGCTCGCTCTCTATTTCTGTTTGTGCCCTTGgcctgcagctctggggctgacagagaagctgatgaaacTCAACCCTGGTGGGAATGCCAAGCTGGTGAGCATGGGGAAGAGCCTGCAGGAGGAGATGGAGGCCCTGCTGGGGCCAGATGGGGTGCTCCTCTACCCCTCCCACCCCATCATAGCTCCCAGGCACCACTCCCCCATATGCATGCCCTTCAACTTCGCCTACACAGGTGAGCAGCTCTGACTTCTCTGCTGGGGTACAGGCAGGGGTCGCAGGCAtgccctctcctgctgcagcagtgcaggctggGAGCCAGGGTATTTTACCCAGAGTATTTCCATCACTGACAGTGGGCTTTGCAGCGCAGAGGGGTGTCTTGCTGCTCCAGAACATGGGACAAGGATTATGGTCATGCTTTAAAACTGGCATTTGTACCTGCTGTCTGCAGCGGGGCAGGTTTGATCTTGCGGAGGGGACGGGGGGGCACCCTGCCCCAGAGGGATGCGCTCACGCTGTTACAGCTGGCGTTGTGGTTTAGCAGGCATCCAAGAGCTGCTGCGTCACTTGGGGTACAGTTTGGGGCTCTCTATGTGGCTTTCCCACGGCTTGAGCTCCTTGATGCCGGTGCCACGTTGCAATGCCTATCTGGCTTTGGACTAGTGGAGGGATGGTGTCTGGGGCAGGAATGTCCCAAAGCAAATCTTGGCATGCCACAGCAAGTGCCACATAAGTGTGTCATCATGGGTGCAATTTGCACATGTCATGTGGGCACTGGGAACCTCTGGCCAGCAATGTCCCCTTGTCGTCATGTCTCTGCACTGCCTGCCTTGACTGCACTGCTCCGGCAAGGACCAGCTCCCAGGAGCCCGGTGCCATGCCTGGTGGCAGCTGCCTACCTGATGTGGGAGAGCCAGGCAGTGATTTATCCCAGTTGCTGTGCTTGCTCTGATGCAACCTTCTCTCTTCCAGCTATCTTCAACGTCCTGGGCTTGCCAGTGACGCAGTGCCCGCTGGGCCTGAGCAGTGAGGGCCTGCCGCTGGGCATCCAGCTAGTGGCAGCCTCCTACAACGACCACCTGACGCTGGCAGTGGCCCGGTATCTGGAGCAGGCCTTCGGAGGGTGGATTTTACCTGGGAAAGTTTAGCCTGGGCTCCTGAcactgcagggaggcagggacGGAGACGGTGGTGCCCAGTGAGGCAGCGGCGGGCGCTGATGCCCAGTCCCATCATGGCACTACTTGCTCCCTCCACACCCCACCTTATGCCCTCCTGGGAGCAGCCGGCGGTGCCCCCAACCCCTGGGGAAGCCAGGCTGTTGCCGCTGGAGTCAtctcctccctgcagcaccctcTGCCAGGGGAGAGACCTGCCCTCCCTGTGGCCCCTTGAGAGCCTCGGTGCTATGGGCTGGCAGCAGGTTGCCCGCATCCTGCCTGTGGCAG includes these proteins:
- the FAAH2 gene encoding fatty-acid amide hydrolase 2, with protein sequence MALSRTERFLALLLRLLSRACLVLLGLVAPAPPRAGPARPARPRAVPPPCRPLLLLPARQLAARLRARQVTCVEVVEAYVERIREVNPLINAVVKDRFEEALQEARQVDKLLSESPGNDYLEEKFPLLGVPITIKEAFSVHGMPNTSGLVNRRNVIATSDATVVSRLKQAGAIPLGVTNCSELCMWYESSNRVYGRTNNPYDLQRIVGGSSGGEGGVLAAACSVIGVGSDIGGSIRMPAFFNGVFGHKPTTGVVPNDGQFPNARGVRTSFLCTGPMCRYAEDLEPMLRVMAGPGVNKLKLNEKVSLEKIKFHCMDHDGGSIFVSPVDKEILQAQKKVVEHLEGKLGVQVRRVAIHKMKYSFQIWSAMMSSKDSDGQEAQLFTDLLADHGKPVWPLWELMKWLMGMSSHTLPAIALGLTEKLMKLNPGGNAKLVSMGKSLQEEMEALLGPDGVLLYPSHPIIAPRHHSPICMPFNFAYTAIFNVLGLPVTQCPLGLSSEGLPLGIQLVAASYNDHLTLAVARYLEQAFGGWILPGKV